The Pan troglodytes isolate AG18354 chromosome 17, NHGRI_mPanTro3-v2.0_pri, whole genome shotgun sequence genome includes a region encoding these proteins:
- the PRELID3A gene encoding PRELI domain containing protein 3A isoform X3: MAPLHSCLLGDRVRPCLRQTKTKGLPGAEACSHPWDTVIQAAMRKYPNPMNPSVLGVDVLQRRVDGRGRLHSLRLLSTEWGLPSLVRAILGTSRTLTYIREHSVVDPVEKKMELCSTNAGVQWISAPCNLHFMGSSDSPVSPSQVAGTTDHTHKFGVS, translated from the exons atggcaccactgcattcctgcctgctgggcgacagagtgagaccctgtctcagacaaacaaaaaccaaggGGCTGCCAGGTGCCGAGGCGTGCAG CCACCCGTGGGACACGGTCATCCAGGCGGCCATGCGCAAGTACCCGAACCCGATGAACCCGAGCGTGCTGGGCGTGGATGTGCTACAGCGCCGCGTGGACGGCCGCGGCCGCCTGCACAGCTTGCGCCTGCTCAGCACCGAGTGGGGGCTGCCCAGCCTCGTGAGAGCG aTTTTGGGAACCAGTAGGACATTGACATACATCCGAGAACATTCTGTGGTGGATccagtggaaaagaaaatggaacttTGTTCTACCAAT gctggagtgcagtggatctcagcaccctgcaacctccacttcatgggttcaagcgattctcctgtctcaccctcccaagtagctgggactacag